From one Gossypium hirsutum isolate 1008001.06 chromosome D08, Gossypium_hirsutum_v2.1, whole genome shotgun sequence genomic stretch:
- the LOC107936313 gene encoding RNA polymerase sigma factor sigB isoform X1 has protein sequence MSCLLPQFKCQPDTFSINFRTHHSHHSRHKESICFRAHCVLSTTSPSASTRTTSVLDVEKLRLPFFEAQPNSIVADRERTYIGGTGPPSEACFGTTLGTENLLTSDEAVIAAAAAEAVALARAAVKVSKDAVLMFKNYSSAKSERKSATDTSTSNWAMFTEAERAGIVGDSLEDDCEFEEGDSGKNSTKESDEPEPTNEELELLEEQLSGNIAVRSKRQPERKARRMKAAEKAAANVVSVKSGSTNKKRHGAVRDGNSDPLRFLRGTNVTSRLLTANEEHELSEGIQDLLKLESLQEELAKRFGELPTFAQWAAAAGVDQKTLRRRLDYGVLCKDKMIKSNIRLVISIAKNYLGTGMNFQDLVQEGCRGLIKGAEKFDASKGFKFSTYAHWWIKQAVRKFLSEQSRTIRLPLYMVEATYRVKEARKQLYSENGRHPDNKEVAEATGLSMKRLTTVLLTPKAPRSLDQKIGIYQNLKPSEVIADPEADTSEDILTKQLMKEDLEKVLESLSPRERQVIRWRFGMEDGRMKTLQEIGESIGVSRERIRQIEMSAFRKLKSKTRTKHLQQYLISCAS, from the exons ATGTCTTGTTTATTGCCACAGTTCAAGTGCCAACCTGACACTTTCTCTATCAATTTCAGGACTCACCACTCTCACCATT cAAGACATAAAGAATCTATATGTTTCCGGGCACATTGTGTTTTATCTACCACTTCACCATCAGCATCAACGAGGACAACTTCAGTGCTTGATGTAGAGAAGCTAAGGTTGCCATTTTTTGAAGCTCAGCCAAATTCAATTGTGGCAGACAGAGAACGGACCTATATTGGGGGAACTGGTCCACCCTCAGAG GCATGCTTTGGAACAACTTTAGGAACTGAAAATCTTCTTACAAGTGATGAGGCTGTAATTGCTGCCGCCGCCGCTGAAGCCGTAGCTCTTGCACGAGCAGCTGTTAAGGTTTCAAAGGATGCTGTCTTGATGTTTAAGAACTACAGTTCTGCTAAATCAGAAAGAAAATCCGCAACTGATACTTCCACTTCCAATTGGGCCATGTTTACTGAAGCCGAGAGGGCTGGCATTGTTGGAGATTCCCTCGAAGATGACTGTGAATTTGAAGAAGGTGATTCAGGGAAAAATTCCACAAAAGAATCTGATGAACCAGAGCCAACAAATGAAGAACTTGAACTTCTTGAGGAACAATTATCTGGAAACATAGCAGTGAGGTCAAAGCGCCAACCTGAACGAAAAGCCAGAAGAATGAAAGCAGCAGAGAAGGCTGCTGCCAATGTTGTTTCTGTGAAATCCGGTTCCACCAATAAAAAAAGGCATGGTGCTGTCCGAGATGGCAATTCTGATCCATTGCGTTTTTTGAGAGGGACTAATGTTACTTCCAGGCTTCTCACTGCTAATGAAGAACACGAGTTGTCGGAAGGAATACAG GACTTATTGAAACTGGAAAGTCTCCAGGAAGAGCTTGCAAAGCGATTCGGAGAATTGCCGACCTTTGCACAGTGGGCTGCCGCTGCTGGAGTTGATCAGAAGACCCTGAGGAGGCGCTTAGATTATGGTGTACTTTGCaaggataaaatgattaaaagcAACATACGACTTGTTATTTCTATTGCAAAAAATTATCTGGGAACCGGAATGAATTTCCAAGATCTTGTTCAG GAAGGATGCCGAGGCCTTATAAAAGGTGCTGAGAAGTTTGATGCTTCTAAAGGTTTCAAGTTCTCAACTTACGCTCACTGGTGGATTAAGCAAGCTGTACGGAAGTTTCTTTCTGAACAGTCAAGGACAATTCGCTTGCCA TTATACATGGTTGAGGCAACATATAGAGTGAAAGAAGCTAGAAAGCAGTTGTACAGTGAAAATGGAAGGCATCCTGACAACAAAGAAGTTGCAGAGGCAACAGGGCTCTCCATGAAGAGGCTCACCACCGTTCTTCTCACTCCGAAGGCTCCTCGATCTCTTGATCAGAAGATCGGGATCTACCAAAATCTCAAACCTTCG GAAGTAATTGCGGACCCTGAAGCAGATACATCGGAAGATATCTTGACAAAACAATTGATGAAGGAGGATCTCGAGAAAGTGTTGGAAAGCTTGAGTCCTAGAGAGAGACAGGTGATCAGATGGAGGTTCGGAATGGAAGATGGGAGGATGAAAACTTTGCAAGAAATCGGGGAATCCATCGGTGTAAGCCGAGAAAGAATCCGGCAAATCGAGATGTCTGCTTTCCGGAAGCTGAAGAGTAAAACAAGAACAAAACATCTGCAGCAGTATTTGATTTCATGTGCCTCGTAA
- the LOC107936313 gene encoding RNA polymerase sigma factor sigB isoform X2, giving the protein MSCLLPQFKCQPDTFSINFRTHHSHHSRHKESICFRAHCVLSTTSPSASTRTTSVLDVEKLRLPFFEAQPNSIVADRERTYIGGTGPPSEACFGTTLGTENLLTSDEAVIAAAAAEAVALARAAVKVSKDAVLMFKNYSSAKSERKSATDTSTSNWAMFTEAERAGIVGDSLEDDCEFEEGDSGKNSTKESDEPEPTNEELELLEEQLSGNIAVRSKRQPERKARRMKAAEKAAANVVSVKSGSTNKKRHGAVRDGNSDPLRFLRGTNVTSRLLTANEEHELSEGIQDLLKLESLQEELAKRFGELPTFAQWAAAAGVDQKTLRRRLDYGVLCKDKMIKSNIRLVISIAKNYLGTGMNFQDLVQEGCRGLIKGAEKFDASKGFKFSTYAHWWIKQAVRKFLSEQSRTIRLPLYMVEATYRVKEARKQLYSENGRHPDNKEVAEATGLSMKRLTTVLLTPKAPRSLDQKIGIYQNLKPSFLSGSNCGP; this is encoded by the exons ATGTCTTGTTTATTGCCACAGTTCAAGTGCCAACCTGACACTTTCTCTATCAATTTCAGGACTCACCACTCTCACCATT cAAGACATAAAGAATCTATATGTTTCCGGGCACATTGTGTTTTATCTACCACTTCACCATCAGCATCAACGAGGACAACTTCAGTGCTTGATGTAGAGAAGCTAAGGTTGCCATTTTTTGAAGCTCAGCCAAATTCAATTGTGGCAGACAGAGAACGGACCTATATTGGGGGAACTGGTCCACCCTCAGAG GCATGCTTTGGAACAACTTTAGGAACTGAAAATCTTCTTACAAGTGATGAGGCTGTAATTGCTGCCGCCGCCGCTGAAGCCGTAGCTCTTGCACGAGCAGCTGTTAAGGTTTCAAAGGATGCTGTCTTGATGTTTAAGAACTACAGTTCTGCTAAATCAGAAAGAAAATCCGCAACTGATACTTCCACTTCCAATTGGGCCATGTTTACTGAAGCCGAGAGGGCTGGCATTGTTGGAGATTCCCTCGAAGATGACTGTGAATTTGAAGAAGGTGATTCAGGGAAAAATTCCACAAAAGAATCTGATGAACCAGAGCCAACAAATGAAGAACTTGAACTTCTTGAGGAACAATTATCTGGAAACATAGCAGTGAGGTCAAAGCGCCAACCTGAACGAAAAGCCAGAAGAATGAAAGCAGCAGAGAAGGCTGCTGCCAATGTTGTTTCTGTGAAATCCGGTTCCACCAATAAAAAAAGGCATGGTGCTGTCCGAGATGGCAATTCTGATCCATTGCGTTTTTTGAGAGGGACTAATGTTACTTCCAGGCTTCTCACTGCTAATGAAGAACACGAGTTGTCGGAAGGAATACAG GACTTATTGAAACTGGAAAGTCTCCAGGAAGAGCTTGCAAAGCGATTCGGAGAATTGCCGACCTTTGCACAGTGGGCTGCCGCTGCTGGAGTTGATCAGAAGACCCTGAGGAGGCGCTTAGATTATGGTGTACTTTGCaaggataaaatgattaaaagcAACATACGACTTGTTATTTCTATTGCAAAAAATTATCTGGGAACCGGAATGAATTTCCAAGATCTTGTTCAG GAAGGATGCCGAGGCCTTATAAAAGGTGCTGAGAAGTTTGATGCTTCTAAAGGTTTCAAGTTCTCAACTTACGCTCACTGGTGGATTAAGCAAGCTGTACGGAAGTTTCTTTCTGAACAGTCAAGGACAATTCGCTTGCCA TTATACATGGTTGAGGCAACATATAGAGTGAAAGAAGCTAGAAAGCAGTTGTACAGTGAAAATGGAAGGCATCCTGACAACAAAGAAGTTGCAGAGGCAACAGGGCTCTCCATGAAGAGGCTCACCACCGTTCTTCTCACTCCGAAGGCTCCTCGATCTCTTGATCAGAAGATCGGGATCTACCAAAATCTCAAACCTTCG TTTCTTTCAGGAAGTAATTGCGGACCCTGA
- the LOC107936298 gene encoding protein enabled homolog: MKSSFSAFLFVLLAILITLGEQGVAAGRWWYPSSPPPPPQNGWVWTWPWPVYSYPPPPTAVKPPSHHGQKSPPLPPPPPPSPQPPMVNGKCLGTTLASKLTCLQDVISSILMFRPYVSPECCAAVQATHEDCLNTIFDEFNNPFLAPLVQQQCFQTPNPNPNPNPKPKPHHGGHHHHGHP, from the coding sequence ATGAAGAGTTCATTTTCAGCCTTCCTATTTGTTCTTCTGGCTATTTTGATCACCTTGGGTGAACAAGGTGTAGCAGCTGGCCGATGGTGGTATCCATCATCGCCACCACCTCCGCCGCAAAATGGTTGGGTTTGGACATGGCCATGGCCTGTGTATAGCTATCCACCACCCCCAACCGCCGTAAAGCCACCTTCACATCATGGTCAAAAATCTCCtcctcttcctcctcctcctcctccttctcCGCAGCCACCGATGGTTAATGGCAAGTGCTTGGGAACAACCCTGGCGAGCAAACTAACCTGTCTTCAAGATGTCATAAGTTCGATCCTGATGTTTAGACCTTACGTTAGTCCAGAATGTTGCGCTGCTGTTCAAGCGACTCATGAAGATTGCTTGAACACTATTTTCGACGAGTTTAATAATCCATTCCTCGCTCCTCTGGTTCAACAACAGTGTTTTCAAACACCCAATCCCAATCCCAATCCCAATCCTAAGCCTAAGCCCCACCATGGCGGCCACCACCACCATGGCCACCCTTAA